Proteins encoded within one genomic window of Marasmius oreades isolate 03SP1 chromosome 4, whole genome shotgun sequence:
- a CDS encoding uncharacterized protein (antiSMASH:Cluster_4.5) — protein MPSYTKQIVFLVGSTGNTGSSIVRALAKQPERFVIKALVRPSSMDKPIVQEFRKLGVEIVPGDLADDTQESLETKLQNTDILINTTLPFIREHQNKLFLAAKHSGVKRVVPSDFGPSAPPGVMKYQDSKLKLRQFIIKNEIPCTFIQVGWWPSLLFPYRHSVEGTSIRITMGKRFYGSGKVKIAYTDLERVGDFVARIITDPRTLNKTVQTWDGETTLEEVWDIASRITGENFDDYPRFSAEDIESTLRNNPDFITMVMSEYRRSVFIRGDNTVEKAVGLGALDARVLYPDYVPLPLEEIAKKFYGSN, from the exons ATGCCTTCCTACACAAAGCAGATCGTCTTCCTCGTAGGATCGACGGGGAATACTGGATCATCTATCGTTCGTGCGTTGGCGAAACAGCCGGAGAGATTC GTTATAAAAGCCCTCGTACGACCGTCGTCGATGGACAAGCCTATCGTTCAAGAATTTCGAAAACTAGGAGTTGAGATCGTTCCAGGAGATTTGGCTGATGATACCCAAGAGTCGCTGGAGACCAAATTGCAAAATACGGACATTCTCATTAATACCACCTTACCGTTTATACGCGAGCATCAGAACAAACTCTTCCTTGCGGCCAAACATTCCGGCGTCAAAAGAGTGGTTCCATCTGACTTTGGCCCTTCTGCACCTCCGGGTGTGATGAAATATCAAGACTCT AAACTCAAGCTACGACAATTCATAATCAAAAACGAGATCCCGTGCACTTTCATCCAAGTTGGGTGGTGGCCATCGTTATTGTTTCCCTATCGGCACTCGGTCGAAGGCACCTCGATTAGAATTACGATGGGAAAACGGTTTTATGGGTCCGGGAAAGTGAAAATTGCCTATACTGATCTCGAACGCGTCGGAGATTTTGTTGCACGTATTATTACCGATCCACGAACTTTGAACAAGACAGTCCAAACTTGGGATGGCGAGACTACACTCGAAGAGGTTTGGGATATCGCTTCTAGAATCACGGGCGAGAATTTTGATGATTATCCTCGG TTCTCCGCAGAAGATATCGAGTCTACCCTCAGAAATAATCCAGATTTTATTACTATGGTGATGTCTGAGTACAGACGATCGGTGTTTATTCGAGGGGACAATACGGTTGAGAAAGCCGTTGGGTTGGGAGCGTTGGATGCGCGAGTTTTGTATCCTGATTATGTCCCGCTTCCGCTGGAGGAGATCGCAAAGAAGTTCTATGGCAGTAATTAA
- a CDS encoding uncharacterized protein (antiSMASH:Cluster_4.5) — MDKPIVQEFRKLGVEIVPGDLADDTQESLETKLQNTDILINTTLPFIREHQNKLFLAAKHSGVKRVVPSDFGPSAPPGVMKYQDSKLKLRQFIIKNEIPCTFIQVGWWPSLLFPYRHSVEGTSIRITMGKRFYGSGKVKIAYTDLERVGDFVARIITDPRTLNKTVQTWDGETTLEEVWDIASRITGENFDDYPRFSAEDIESTLRNNPDFITMVMSEYRRSVFIRGDNTVEKAVGLGALDARVLYPDYVPLPLEEIAKKFYGSN, encoded by the exons ATGGACAAGCCTATCGTTCAAGAATTTCGAAAACTAGGAGTTGAGATCGTTCCAGGAGATTTGGCTGATGATACCCAAGAGTCGCTGGAGACCAAATTGCAAAATACGGACATTCTCATTAATACCACCTTACCGTTTATACGCGAGCATCAGAACAAACTCTTCCTTGCGGCCAAACATTCCGGCGTCAAAAGAGTGGTTCCATCTGACTTTGGCCCTTCTGCACCTCCGGGTGTGATGAAATATCAAGACTCT AAACTCAAGCTACGACAATTCATAATCAAAAACGAGATCCCGTGCACTTTCATCCAAGTTGGGTGGTGGCCATCGTTATTGTTTCCCTATCGGCACTCGGTCGAAGGCACCTCGATTAGAATTACGATGGGAAAACGGTTTTATGGGTCCGGGAAAGTGAAAATTGCCTATACTGATCTCGAACGCGTCGGAGATTTTGTTGCACGTATTATTACCGATCCACGAACTTTGAACAAGACAGTCCAAACTTGGGATGGCGAGACTACACTCGAAGAGGTTTGGGATATCGCTTCTAGAATCACGGGCGAGAATTTTGATGATTATCCTCGG TTCTCCGCAGAAGATATCGAGTCTACCCTCAGAAATAATCCAGATTTTATTACTATGGTGATGTCTGAGTACAGACGATCGGTGTTTATTCGAGGGGACAATACGGTTGAGAAAGCCGTTGGGTTGGGAGCGTTGGATGCGCGAGTTTTGTATCCTGATTATGTCCCGCTTCCGCTGGAGGAGATCGCAAAGAAGTTCTATGGCAGTAATTAA
- a CDS encoding uncharacterized protein (antiSMASH:Cluster_4.5; CAZy:AA9) translates to MKSPLFYLLAAALKSHIVIPTVLAHSRVYGVWVNEVFQGDGRDIYIRSPPTNEPVKDIYSNDMTCNVHNRAVPKTVNVATGDKLTFEWYHESRKDDIINDSHKGAIQVYIAPSASNGTGAVWTKLFSDSFDGSLNNKWATDRLKKAKGQHYIIIPNIPTGDYLFRAEITALHQAQVRYDQDHDKGAEFYIECVQVRVQNDRETLGSVALPGGTSLPGTYSYDSHGIIWNLFGSKEEWDPRSYVPPGPAVWEGAKGGKIEMV, encoded by the exons ATGAAATCTCCCCTTTTTTATCTCCTCGCCGCGGCACTCAAGTCTCACATTGTCATCCCTACCGTACTCGCTCACAGTCGCGTGTACGGCGTTTGGGTTAACGAAGTTTTCCAAGGTGACGGGAGGGACATTTAC ATACGCTCACCCCCTACGAATGAGCCCGTAAAGGACATTTATTCGAATGATATGACGTGCAATGTTCATAACCGTG CAGTCCCAAAAACGGTCAACGTGGCAACTGGGGATAAACTCACGTTTGAGTGGTATCACGAATC CCGAAAAGACGATATCATCAACGATTCACATAAAGGTGCTA TACAAGTGTACATCGCTCCATCGGCATCCAACGGAACAGGGGCAGTATGGACAAAACTATTCAGCGACTCGTTTGACGGCAGCCTAAACAACAAATGGGCTACAGATCGCTtgaagaaagcaaaaggtcAACATTACATTATCATTCCCAATATCCCAACTGGTGATTATCTGTTCAGAG CGGAAATAACCGCACTGCATCAAGCGCAAGTACGATATGATCAAGACCATGACAAGGGAGCGGAATTTTACATCGAATGTGTTCAAGTCCGCGTTCAGAATGATCGTGAGACCTTGGGCTCGGTGGCGTTACCTGGTGGGACGAGTCTTCCTGGGACGTATTCCTACGATTCGCATGGGATTATTTGGAATTTGTTCGGATCGAAGGAAGAATGGGATCCGAGGAGCTATGTTCCACCTGGACCGGCGGTATGGGAGGGGGCCAAGGGAGGAAAGATAGAGATGGTATAA
- a CDS encoding uncharacterized protein (antiSMASH:Cluster_4.5), with the protein MSLPVEKGGHKLLLEEDFHTRFNLIWADITLFELGNRLVHNHGPNTFTATFPFAPDHGGFDLIILDGHPLRTQAIGDSEDVHILGDRLIISSLILGMFCIKNGGTIMMKLSMPDRKITAQIMYLFDMLSGDLRTWKPVNIHAIQSTFYVIARDFGGGMMAGRYWYVLTGLRDLWERLVVGEQNGRLRHDDLDFVVDRRGLKAYSGRLEELSRHLWDVEAQSLLQWHEARENGF; encoded by the coding sequence ATGTCTCTTCCTGTCGAGAAAGGAGGACACAAGCTACTTCTCGAAGAAGATTTTCATACTCGGTTTAACCTCATATGGGCCGATATCACGTTGTTTGAACTAGGAAACCGTCTCGTTCATAACCATGGGCCCAACACTTTCACTGCTACTTTCCCTTTCGCTCCAGATCACGGAGGGTTCGACTTGATCATCCTCGACGGTCATCCACTGCGTACACAGGCTATCGGAGATTCCGAAGATGTCCATATCCTAGGCGATCGATTGATCATCTCTTCTCTTATCCTTGGGATGTTTTGTATCAAGAACGGAGGAACGATCATGATGAAGTTGTCTATGCCGGATAGGAAGATTACAGCACAGATTATGTATCTGTTCGATATGTTATCTGGGGATCTCAGAACGTGGAAACCGGTCAACATCCACGCGATACAATCGACGTTCTACGTCATCGCTCGCGATTTTGGGGGCGGAATGATGGCGGGGAGGTATTGGTATGTCTTGACTGGGTTGAGGGATCTTTGGGAGAGGTTGGTGGTTGGGGAGCAGAATGGGAGGTTGAGACATGATGACTTGGATTTTGTGGTGGATAGGAGAGGGTTGAAGGCGTATTCGGGAAGGTTAGAGGAGCTTAGTAGGCATCTTTGGGATGTTGAAGCTCAGAGTTTGTTGCAATGGCATGAGGCTCGGGAGAATGGATTCTAA
- a CDS encoding uncharacterized protein (antiSMASH:Cluster_4.5), whose amino-acid sequence MNVHLPLKSKELKTLHRLRSLKHVPALAAHFAHQQRQADSQDPEIQRAWFNAMKDVFEEINEIFWCVPFTTPFQFLDVGCCPGGFSSYILSRYPLANGTGMSLPVEKGGHKLLLEEDFHTRFNLIWADITLFELGNRLVHNHGPNTFTATFPFAPDHGGFDLIILDGHPLRTQAIGDSEDVHILGDRLIISSLILGMFCIKNGGTIMMKLSMPDRKITAQIMYLFDMLSGDLRTWKPVNIHAIQSTFYVIARDFGGGMMAGRYWYVLTGLRDLWERLVVGEQNGRLRHDDLDFVVDRRGLKAYSGRLEELSRHLWDVEAQSLLQWHEARENGF is encoded by the exons ATGAACGTGCATCTTCCGTTGAAGAGCAAAGAGTTGAAGACACTTCACAGATTACGAAGTCTAAAG CATGTTCCTGCACTCGCTGCTCATTTCGCCCACCAACAACGACAAGCGGATAGTCAGGACCCTGAAATCCAACGAGCGTGGTTCAATGCCATGAAGGATGTGTTTGAAGAAATCAACGAAATTTTTTGGTGTGTTCCTTTCACCACCCCATTCCAATTTTTAGACGTAGG TTGCTGTCCGGGCGGATTCTCATCTTACATCCTTTCACGATACCCTCTCGCGAATGGGACTGGGATGTCTCTTCCTGTCGAGAAAGGAGGACACAAGCTACTTCTCGAAGAAGATTTTCATACTCGGTTTAACCTCATATGGGCCGATATCACGTTGTTTGAACTAGGAAACCGTCTCGTTCATAACCATGGGCCCAACACTTTCACTGCTACTTTCCCTTTCGCTCCAGATCACGGAGGGTTCGACTTGATCATCCTCGACGGTCATCCACTGCGTACACAGGCTATCGGAGATTCCGAAGATGTCCATATCCTAGGCGATCGATTGATCATCTCTTCTCTTATCCTTGGGATGTTTTGTATCAAGAACGGAGGAACGATCATGATGAAGTTGTCTATGCCGGATAGGAAGATTACAGCACAGATTATGTATCTGTTCGATATGTTATCTGGGGATCTCAGAACGTGGAAACCGGTCAACATCCACGCGATACAATCGACGTTCTACGTCATCGCTCGCGATTTTGGGGGCGGAATGATGGCGGGGAGGTATTGGTATGTCTTGACTGGGTTGAGGGATCTTTGGGAGAGGTTGGTGGTTGGGGAGCAGAATGGGAGGTTGAGACATGATGACTTGGATTTTGTGGTGGATAGGAGAGGGTTGAAGGCGTATTCGGGAAGGTTAGAGGAGCTTAGTAGGCATCTTTGGGATGTTGAAGCTCAGAGTTTGTTGCAATGGCATGAGGCTCGGGAGAATGGATTCTAA
- the STS10_1 gene encoding Sesquiterpene synthase 10 (antiSMASH:Cluster_4.5), whose translation MPIRPRQFLLPDLLAICPLEGAKNPHYNEAAPESSAWINSYDVFTDRKRAYFIQGCNELLVAHTYPYAPYEQFRTCCDFVNLLFIVDEISDEQNGQDTAVTGNIFLETMRNPNYCNSSKLAQITKDFRTRYFRTARPVASTRFIEHCADYIQAVSTESELRERGEVLDVDAFIQLRRNNSAVILCFDMMEYALGISLPEEVVDHPTFREMYWAATDMVCWANDVYSWNMEQAKGIGGNNIITVLMKHRNMSLQSACDYVGWYCEELVKRYLSAKARLPSWGSSKLDGDVARYAEACGHWVKGNLDWSFETIRYFGAAHYEVKRTRLVTLRRPCDSNDFDSDSD comes from the exons ATGCCTATCCGACCCCGACAGTTTCTCCTTCCCGATCTACTCGCCATATGTCCCCTCGAAGGTGCCAAAAACCCCCATTACAATGAAGCAGCTCCCGAATCTTCCGCCTGGATCAACAGCTACGACGTATTTACGGACCGAAAACGCGCCTACTTTATCCAAGGATGTAACGAACTTCTGGTCGCACACACATACCCTTATGCCCCCTACGAGCAGTTCCGAACGTGTTGTGATTTT GTCAATCTCCTCTTTATTGTAGACGAAATCAGCGATGAACAAAACGGCCAAGATACAGCGGTCACCGGAAACATCTTCCTCGAGACTATGCGTAATCCCAACTACTGCAATTCGTCCAAGCTCGCTCAGATAACTAAAGA TTTCAGGACCAGATACTTCCGAACTGCCAGACCTGTAGCTTCCACTCGGTTTATAGAACACTGCGCGGACTATATCCAGGCAGTCTCTACCGAATCAGAGCTTCGCGAACGCGGTGAAGTCCTCGACGTCGACGCCTTCATCCAACTCCGACGTAACAACAGCGCGGTCATCCTTTGCTTCGATATGATGGAATACGCACTCGGTATCAGTCTTCCGGAAGAGGTGGTTGACCATCCGACTTTCCGTGAGATGTATTGGGCAGCCACTGATATGGTGTGCTGGGCCAAT GACGTTTATTCGTGGAATATGGAACAAGCCAAGGGTATCGGTGGCAACAATATCATCACCGTTCTTATGAAACACCGAAATATGAGTCTACAATCGGCTTGCGATTACGTGGGGTGGTACTGCGAGGAGCTCGTGAAACGTTATCTTTCCGCCAAGGCCAGACTACCTTCTTGGGGATCGTCGAAACTGGATGGGGACGTGGCTCGCTATGCGGAGGCGTGTGGTCATTGGGTGAAGGGGAATTTGGA CTGGAGTTTTGAGACGATACGGTATTTCGGAGCTGCTCATTACGAAGTCAAAAGAACTCGATTGGTTACCCTCCGTCGTCCTTGTGACTCTAACGACTTCGATTCCGACAGTGATTGA
- a CDS encoding uncharacterized protein (antiSMASH:Cluster_4.5): protein MAAIEDSKDTSQGRLRNTSGYSDFDQGQKWERRLDSIRTGSFEENLREANVNEFPPDPNKPTVQQSWDAIMKMSDMLDNDNMNGYKEDLDTLLVFAGLFSSVVTAFVVESYGWLQADPADTTVALLSQIAHQMSSSGQSQSLPPPPPLPFTPSPSVVRINTFWFLSLTLALVDALFGLLCKQWVREQQRKIIARTPGQALTLRWLRLQSFERWHVPKILACLPILLEIALFLSFAGLLELLYIRHRILFAITCTVIGIEVVFYLTTTLLPGIDILRQVFETHPYFATENPVFEPDDISRLPKIEFICPYRPPQSWLIFHLFAAVYRIPGCKRLLYSFITTLIGNGRRVQRRLGIWITSPKTLLAFPIGRRWI from the exons ATGGCAGCGATCGAGGACTCGAAG GATACTTCTCAGGGTAGATTAAGGAATACATCGGGATATTCTGATTTCGACCAAGGTCAAAAATGGGAG AGGCGATTGGATTCTATTCGTACGGGATCATTCGAAGAAAATTTGAGGGAGGCAAATGTCAATGAG TTTCCTCCGGACCCCAACAAACCCACCGTCCAGCAATCTTGGGATGCGATTATGAAGATGTCGGACATGCTGGATAATGATAATATGAATGGCTATAAGGAGGATCTTGATACGCTTCTGGTTTTC GCTGGCTTGTTCTCTTCGGTCGTGACCGCTTTCGTAGTGGAGTCGTATGGATGGCTGCAGGCAGATCCTGCCGATACTACCGTCGCGCTTCTCTCACAGATCGCTCATCAGATGAGCAGCAGTGGCCAGTCTcagtctctacctcctcctccacccctGCCGTTCACTCCCTCACCCTCAGTCGTACGGATCAACACATTTTGGTTCCTCAGTCTCACCCTCGCTCTGGTCGACGCCTTATTCGGCCTTCTTTGTAAACAATGGGTTCGTGAACAGCAACGCAAAATAATAGCACGAACTCCCGGGCAGGCGTTAACCCTCCGATGGCTACGGTTACAAAGTTTCGAACGGTGGCACGTGCCCAAAATCCTAGCCTGCCTCCCGATCCTCCTCGAAATCGcactctttctttcctttgctgGCCTCTTGGAGCTTCTATACATTCGACATCGAATTCTATTCGCAATCACATGTACAGTCATCGGAATTGAGGTAGTATTCTATCTCACAACGACGTTACTTCCCGGGATAGACATCCTCCGCCAGGTGTTTGAAACCCACCCGTATTTCGCAACTGAAAATCCGGTGTTTGAGCCGGATGATATCTCTCGGTTGCCAAAGATCGAGTTTATATGCCCCTACAGGCCCCCACAGTCGTGGCTTATTTTTCACTTGTTCGCAGCGGTGTACCGTATTCCTGGGTGTAAAAGGCTGCTGTATTCATTTATCACCACGTTAATCGGGAATGGAAGAAGAGTACAGCGTCGATTGGGAATTTGGATTACCTCACCAAAAACATTGCTGGCATTTCCAATTGGTCGTCGGTGGATATGA
- a CDS encoding uncharacterized protein (antiSMASH:Cluster_4.5), whose product MPAVFDRWESPYGKPMWSATDVEGVLELGHRRGDNDMFNDQATGEDLGLASRILCFRYLLATYDDYRVVDSGSDDLARVAGELWDQIRKHPRGDSRVITTLVCPGEFLMAPARDWRGKGLEFYKKQWDKMDLKSQVKLVENTSKSMNSFLKSSKRSEDEVGGTLQQRPWTIEHWMEMLSHVRRVHQLPIQYFKSIPGTFPIPSNELKRTLDCSGTSESTLVALLDTYEECWNGAHRFVKQRVVCAVSDHIHRVLPSGLDPLSPLSEEPDQLSSSPSSTFITSARGLSFLTFVNERFHKDFGLLDWCSQNTICRWVDALERVRVHPLPRVTGEVVGWYKAKNLEEGGGIFDIGGLGVPSAKCDEEDQTEEIQKASNEGGISSTSSGDEQLGPGSVEVFKLTTDIDNHQQTLVTVLEFDSGDAEKWETQDRQKVLAGGPGAESNVWCSD is encoded by the exons ATGCCTGCTGTGTTCGATAGGTGGGAGTCACCATATGGGAAGCCCATGTGGAGTGCGACGGACGTTGAGGGTGTATTGGAACTTGGGCATCGCAGGGGTGATAATGATATGTTTAATGATCAGGCAACAGGAGAGGATTTGGGGCTCGCTTCGAGGATACTGTGTTTTCGATATTTATTGGCGACATATGACGACTATAGGGTGGTTGATTCTGGGAGCGATGACTTGGCGAGGGTGGCCGGGGAGCTTTGGGATCAGATACGTAAACATCCCCGGGGGGATAGTCGGGTTATTACCACCCTTGTGTGTCCTGGGGAGTTTCTGATGGCTCCGGCGCGGGATTGGAGAGGGAAGGGGTTGGAGTTTTATAAAAAGCAGTGGGATAAGATGGATCTCAAATCACAAGTGAAGCTGGTGGAGAACACGTCCAAGTCGATGAACTCGTTTCTCAAGTCGTCGAAGCGCAGCGAGGACGAGGTTGGCG GAACATTACAGCAACGACCTTGGACAATCGAACATTGGATGGAGATGTTGAGTCACGTACGGAGGGTCCATCAGTTACCTATCCAATATTTCAAGTCGATTCCGGGTACTTTTCCGATACCGTCGAACGAGCTCAAGAGAACCTTGGATTGCTCTGGAACGTCGGAATCCACTCTTGTCGCCTTATTGGATACGTACGAGGAGTGTTGGAACGGCGCCCACCGGTTTGTTAAACAAAGGGTGGTTTGTGCAGTTTCTGATCATATACACCGGGTCTTACCATCCGGTTTGGATCCTCTGTCACCGTTGAGCGAGGAACCGGATCAGCTGTCTTCATCGCCCTCAAGTACCTTCATAACTTCCGCAAGAGGCCTCTCGTTTCTTACGTTTGTGAACGAGAGGTTTCATAAGGATTTTGGATTGCTTGATTGGTGTAGTCAAAATACGATTTGTCGATGGGTGGATGCTTTGGAGCGTGTTCGGGTTCACCCTCTTCCTCGGGTCACTGGCGAGGTTGTGGGCTGGTATAAAGCGAAGAATTTGGAAGAAGGGGGAGGGATTTTTGATATAGGAGGTTTGGGTGTTCCAAGTGCTAAGtgcgatgaagaagatcaaaCGGAAGAGATTCAGAAGGCAAGCAACGAAGGGGGCAtctcatcgacatcttccGGTGATGAACAACTGGGGCCTGGGAGTGTAGAAGTATTTAAACTGACAACTGACATTGACAATCATCAGCAGACTCTGGTCACGGTTTTGGAATTCGACTCGGGGGACGCAGAGAAGTGGGAGACACAAGACAGACAGAAGGTATTAGCTGGAGGGCCAGGCGCTGAAAGTAATGTTTGGTGTTCCGACTAG
- a CDS encoding uncharacterized protein (CAZy:GH28; antiSMASH:Cluster_4.5) has product MNSLIAVAYLTGLSYAATMDCVGTISSLSDVAEAVKCTTVNINSFTVPGGQALTLNLLQGTTVNMQGDVTFGVANWDGPLFTVSGNDVTCAFSQAGTVFSEAKFINNLLVPVNGNGHKFDGNGPSYWDGLGGNGGVVKPAPMMKIKISGLYEGVTVVNSPARTYSVSNPGPLTMTGLTIDNSLGDQPNSQSDGKPAGHNTDGFDCSTEDLVISNSNIHNQDDCLAINKGSNITFTGNTCTGGHGISVGSISTGATVDNIQITNNKIINNDQALRIKTKSDATGASVTGVTYSGNTATGCREFGVIIDQSYPSTLGTPGNGVKISGINFTGATSNIAVASSADRVAVNCGSGSCTGSWDWSSLKVSGGKVGPITGFNGITGFSQ; this is encoded by the exons ATGAACTCCCTCATTGCGGTCGCTTATTTAACTGGCCTGTCCTATGCCGCTACAATGGACTGCGTTGGTACAATATCCTCGTTGAGCG ACGTCGCTGAAGCAGTGAAATGCACGACCGTCAACATCAACAGCTTTACCGTACCCGGGGGCCAGGCTCTAACTCTCAACTTGCTTCAGGGAACAACTGTTAACATGC AGGGAGATGTGACTTTTGGCGTTGCGAATTGGGATGGTCCGCTTTTCACAGTCAG TGGAAATGATGTCACTTGTGCGTTCTCACAGGCCGGGACGGTGTTTTCCGAGGCTAAATTTATTAACAATCTACTTGTTCCAGTCAACGGGAACGGGCACAAGTTCGATGGTAATGGACCCTCCTATTGGGACGGTCTTGGGGGGAATGGTGGAGTGGTCAAACCCGCCCCGATGATGAA GATCAAAATTTCAGGCTTATACGAG GGTGTCACCGTCGTCAATTCTCCCGCTCGCACGTATTCCGTCTCGAATCCTGGTCCACTCACTATGACTGGCTTGACAATCGATAATT CACTCGGCGACCAACCCAACAGCCAGAGCGATGGCAAACCCGCTG GACATAATACAGACGGCTTTGATTGTAGCACGGAAGACCTCGTCATTTCTAATAG TAACATCCATAACCAG GACGACTGCCTTGCCATCAATAAGGGATCGAACATCACCTTCACTGGAAACACTTGTACGGGGGGACACGGTATCTCAGTC GGTTCTATCTCTACTGGGGCGACCGTCGACAATATCCAAATCACCAACAACAAAATCATCAATAA CGACCAGGCCCTTCGTATCAAGACCAAAAGTGATGCCACGGGAGCCTCAGTCACCGGTGTTACTTATTCCGGCAACACAGCGACGGGATGCAGAGAATTCGGGGTCATCATTGACCAG AGCTACCCTTCCACGCTTGGAACCCCAGGGAACGGTGTTAAAATCTCA GGCATTAATTTCACTGGAGCCACTTCCAACATCGCCGTAGCTAGCAGTGCTGACCGTGTCGCGGTCAACTGTGGTTCCGGAAGCTGCACAG GTTCTTGGGACTGGTCTTCCCTGAAGGTTTCTGGTGGGAAGGTTGGGCCCATTACTGGTTTCAACGGGATAACTGGGTTCAGTCAATGA